The proteins below come from a single Brachyspira hampsonii genomic window:
- the rpoC gene encoding DNA-directed RNA polymerase subunit beta': MQFSNFDQIKISIASPQVMREWSYGEVKKPETINYRTLRPERDGLFCEKIFGTTKEYECYCGKFKSIRYKGVVCDKCGVEVTHFKVRRERMGHIELAAPVAHIWYYRNTPSRIGLLLNMNIAHLRSVLYFERYVVIDSGDSSYSKGDLLTEDEYNEALDRYGDNIRIGIGAEGIRDMLKDLDMDEEIRKLREEMIKKGEKSDRRLRKRLEIFEDFKASGNDPTWMILDVVPVIPPDLRPMVQLDGGRFATSDLNDLYRRVINRNIRLRRLLVLRAPDIIIRNEKRMLQEAVDALFDNSRRKKVVKGPGNRPLKSLSDMLKGKQGRFRQNLLGKRVDYSGRSVIVAGPRLKMHQCGLPKKMAVELFKPFIMKKLVEINSAHNIKSAKRFVEEGREEVWGVLEDIAKEHPVLLNRAPTLHRLGIQAFEPVLVEGKAIQLHPLVCHAYNADFDGDQMAVHTPLSAEAQIEAWTLMLAPHNILNPANGEPIVNPTQDIVLGISYLTKLRTGSKGEGKIFSSPKDALLAYDNNLVELESRIKVLMKNKDGEEEFIETSVGRLKFNEVIPEDFRYQNRDFNSKDLAKFIHEVYLKHGTAVTVNMLDDIKELGYQSATVFGSTISIADILIPPMKKHEIEEATKQVEFIENQYMNGIITTDEKKQKVMDLWTTVEGKITEAMMDNLRQDQDGFNPVYIMADSGARGSKQQIRQLASMRGLMAKPSGEIIELPIISNFKEGLTVQEYFISTHGARKGLADTALKTSSAGYLTRKLVDVAIGVVVSEHDCGTVKGIAIEAIKNGDEIKKSLKERVVGFFTSEHIYHPITKELICSANTEITEEIGDLIEKAGIEKISIRHPLTCESRMGVCQKCYGRSLSTNNLASIGEAVGVVAAQSIGQPGTQLTMRTFHIGGVATQMVEENEIKVNYPIYIEQFSNYVVQPNGVKITARKGDLIIRRVLEKWEKSSLKDIIAEHNAKVLIGDVIATLKDGTEIKATHNGTFKITDDDKYIMITGDKHTNVIKVGSEYKVDEHVFIEANTVIASFDTYNEPIISEKAGIVRYQDIIPGRTLVEEIDDQTGNKTNIIQEFKDASMQPKILIVGDNDTFETDIPNGAQLMVENNQKVEVGEVIAKTTRIQQKSRDITGGLPRVQELLEAQKPKDTAIIAGIDGEVEIGGSHKGKKVVKIRNEFDETKHLVPHGKMLLVRNGDQVKTGTQLCAGKINPHDILETQGDLALQTYLLEEIQTVYNQQGVGINDKHFALIIRQMLRRLEITDPGDTKYIVGQYVDKYEFEEENRRYEEAGGSPASGKPVLLGLTKAALNTESFISSASFQETTKVLTNAAIKGKVDKLLGLKENVIIGHLIPAGTGVKLYNKLHVYNKQSGDLDKKDNIDNNTKEEEVMQITV, encoded by the coding sequence ATGCAATTTTCAAATTTTGACCAAATAAAAATTAGTATAGCAAGCCCTCAGGTTATGAGAGAATGGAGTTACGGTGAGGTAAAAAAACCAGAAACTATTAACTACAGAACTTTAAGACCTGAGAGAGACGGACTTTTTTGTGAGAAAATATTCGGAACTACTAAAGAATATGAATGTTACTGCGGTAAGTTTAAAAGCATTCGTTATAAAGGTGTAGTTTGCGATAAATGCGGTGTTGAAGTTACTCATTTTAAAGTTAGAAGAGAGAGAATGGGACATATAGAATTAGCGGCTCCCGTTGCTCATATATGGTATTATAGAAACACCCCTTCAAGAATAGGACTTCTTCTAAATATGAATATAGCCCATTTAAGAAGCGTACTTTATTTTGAAAGGTATGTAGTTATTGACTCAGGCGACAGCAGTTATTCTAAAGGTGATTTATTAACTGAAGATGAATATAACGAAGCTTTAGACAGATATGGTGATAATATAAGAATAGGAATAGGTGCTGAGGGCATAAGAGATATGCTTAAAGACCTTGATATGGACGAAGAGATTAGAAAGCTCAGAGAGGAAATGATTAAAAAAGGCGAGAAGAGCGACAGACGATTAAGAAAGCGTCTTGAAATCTTTGAGGACTTTAAGGCTAGCGGAAATGATCCTACTTGGATGATACTTGATGTAGTTCCTGTAATTCCTCCTGATTTAAGACCTATGGTTCAGCTTGACGGCGGACGCTTTGCTACTTCAGACTTGAATGACCTTTATAGAAGGGTTATAAATAGAAATATTCGTTTAAGAAGATTATTAGTTTTAAGAGCTCCTGACATTATCATAAGAAATGAAAAAAGAATGCTTCAGGAGGCTGTTGATGCTTTATTTGATAACAGCAGAAGAAAGAAAGTAGTTAAGGGGCCTGGAAACAGACCTTTAAAATCTCTTTCAGATATGCTTAAAGGTAAACAAGGCCGTTTCAGACAGAACCTTTTAGGTAAACGCGTTGACTATTCAGGTCGTTCTGTTATTGTTGCTGGTCCTAGACTTAAAATGCATCAATGCGGTCTTCCTAAAAAAATGGCGGTAGAATTATTCAAGCCATTTATTATGAAGAAATTAGTTGAAATTAATTCAGCCCATAATATAAAATCTGCTAAAAGATTTGTAGAGGAGGGCAGAGAAGAAGTTTGGGGAGTATTAGAAGATATTGCTAAGGAACACCCTGTACTTTTAAACAGAGCTCCTACACTTCACAGACTTGGTATTCAGGCATTTGAACCTGTTCTTGTTGAAGGAAAAGCCATTCAGCTTCACCCATTAGTTTGTCATGCTTACAATGCTGACTTTGACGGCGACCAGATGGCAGTTCATACTCCGCTTTCTGCAGAGGCTCAGATTGAGGCTTGGACTTTGATGCTTGCTCCTCATAATATATTAAACCCTGCTAATGGTGAACCTATTGTTAACCCTACACAGGATATAGTTCTTGGTATAAGCTATCTTACTAAACTTAGAACAGGAAGTAAAGGTGAAGGAAAGATATTCTCATCTCCTAAAGATGCTCTTCTTGCTTATGATAATAATTTAGTTGAGCTTGAATCCAGAATTAAAGTTTTAATGAAAAATAAAGACGGAGAGGAAGAGTTTATTGAAACTTCTGTTGGAAGATTAAAATTCAATGAAGTTATTCCTGAAGATTTTAGATATCAAAACAGAGATTTTAACAGTAAAGATTTAGCTAAATTCATTCATGAAGTATATTTAAAACATGGTACAGCAGTAACAGTTAATATGCTTGATGATATTAAAGAACTTGGCTATCAAAGTGCTACAGTATTTGGTTCTACTATTTCTATTGCTGATATACTTATACCTCCGATGAAAAAACATGAAATAGAAGAGGCTACTAAACAGGTAGAGTTCATTGAAAATCAGTATATGAATGGTATTATCACTACCGATGAGAAAAAACAGAAAGTTATGGACCTTTGGACTACCGTTGAAGGTAAAATAACTGAAGCTATGATGGATAATTTAAGACAAGACCAAGACGGATTCAACCCTGTATATATAATGGCTGATTCCGGAGCTAGAGGTTCTAAACAGCAGATAAGACAGCTTGCTAGTATGCGCGGTCTTATGGCTAAACCTTCTGGTGAGATTATTGAACTTCCTATTATTTCAAACTTTAAAGAAGGTCTTACTGTACAGGAATACTTTATTTCTACTCACGGTGCTAGAAAAGGTCTTGCCGATACTGCATTAAAAACTTCAAGTGCTGGTTATCTTACTAGAAAATTGGTGGATGTTGCAATAGGGGTTGTTGTTTCAGAGCATGACTGTGGTACTGTTAAAGGTATTGCTATAGAGGCCATAAAAAACGGAGATGAAATTAAAAAATCTCTTAAAGAACGCGTTGTGGGATTCTTTACAAGTGAGCATATTTATCATCCAATCACAAAAGAGCTTATATGTTCTGCTAATACTGAAATTACTGAAGAGATTGGTGATTTAATAGAGAAAGCAGGAATAGAAAAAATCAGTATAAGACATCCTCTTACATGTGAAAGCAGAATGGGTGTTTGTCAGAAATGTTATGGAAGAAGTTTATCTACTAATAATCTTGCTTCTATTGGTGAGGCTGTTGGTGTTGTTGCTGCTCAAAGTATTGGTCAACCGGGTACTCAGCTTACAATGAGAACTTTCCACATCGGCGGTGTTGCCACTCAGATGGTAGAAGAAAATGAGATTAAAGTTAATTATCCTATATATATAGAACAATTCTCTAACTATGTTGTTCAGCCTAATGGTGTTAAAATCACAGCAAGAAAAGGTGATTTAATTATAAGAAGAGTTTTGGAAAAATGGGAAAAATCTTCATTAAAAGATATTATTGCTGAGCATAATGCAAAAGTTCTTATAGGAGATGTTATAGCTACACTTAAAGATGGTACAGAAATTAAAGCTACTCATAATGGTACTTTCAAAATCACTGATGATGATAAATATATAATGATTACAGGTGATAAGCATACTAATGTTATTAAAGTAGGAAGTGAATATAAAGTAGATGAGCATGTATTCATAGAAGCTAATACAGTTATTGCCAGCTTTGATACTTATAACGAACCTATCATCTCTGAAAAAGCAGGTATTGTAAGATATCAGGATATCATACCTGGAAGAACCTTAGTTGAAGAGATAGACGATCAAACAGGTAATAAAACTAATATTATTCAGGAATTCAAAGATGCAAGTATGCAGCCTAAAATCTTGATAGTTGGTGATAATGATACTTTTGAAACTGATATACCTAATGGTGCTCAGCTTATGGTTGAAAATAATCAGAAAGTTGAAGTTGGAGAGGTTATTGCTAAAACTACTCGTATACAGCAGAAAAGTAGAGATATTACAGGAGGTCTTCCAAGAGTACAGGAATTGCTTGAAGCTCAGAAACCTAAAGACACTGCTATTATTGCTGGTATTGACGGTGAGGTTGAAATAGGCGGTTCTCATAAGGGTAAAAAAGTAGTTAAAATCAGAAATGAATTTGATGAAACTAAACACTTGGTTCCTCATGGTAAAATGCTTCTTGTAAGAAATGGAGACCAAGTAAAAACAGGTACTCAATTATGTGCAGGTAAAATAAACCCTCATGATATATTAGAAACTCAAGGTGATTTGGCTTTACAGACTTATTTACTTGAAGAGATTCAAACTGTATACAATCAGCAGGGTGTAGGTATTAATGATAAGCACTTTGCTCTTATAATAAGACAGATGCTTAGAAGACTTGAAATAACTGATCCGGGCGATACTAAATATATTGTTGGTCAGTATGTAGATAAATATGAATTTGAAGAAGAAAACAGACGATATGAAGAAGCAGGCGGTTCTCCTGCAAGCGGTAAGCCTGTGCTTTTAGGATTAACTAAAGCTGCTCTTAATACAGAAAGCTTTATATCTTCTGCTTCATTCCAAGAAACTACTAAAGTATTAACTAATGCCGCTATAAAAGGAAAAGTTGATAAATTGCTTGGACTTAAAGAAAATGTTATTATAGGGCATTTAATACCTGCTGGTACGGGAGTTAAACTTTATAATAAACTACATGTATACAACAAGCAAAGCGGTGATTTAGATAAGAAAGATAATATTGATAATAATACCAAAGAAGAAGAAGTTATGCAGATAACTGTATAA
- a CDS encoding TDT family transporter — MINKINKMPLALTGLALGVGGIFNAWTIFTGIKYFAYIGAVISSVLILTIITKIFSSFGAFLNDLEHPVAGSTIPTLDMAVMVISSSVVQFIRPLGIAMWFIAIAVHIIFAFTFIAHRINLKDLEHMLPSWFVPPVGIVVAAVSGANMGFPQVSQVIVYIGTVLYIILFPFIFYRIIFHDPLADDRFPAFAVMGAPANLCLCGYLTAFQTYNTALLNFLLALGLFTTFKVYLSLIRAFRIKFIPLFAAYTFPLAVGAQALLKYANYSKSINGEYFYIWNIISIFELIVASMMILYVFINMMFFVHNNVIKESK, encoded by the coding sequence ATGATAAACAAAATTAATAAAATGCCTTTGGCTCTTACAGGTTTAGCACTTGGTGTAGGAGGTATATTTAATGCTTGGACTATATTTACAGGTATTAAATATTTTGCCTATATTGGTGCTGTAATTTCATCTGTTTTAATACTTACAATTATAACAAAGATATTTTCATCATTTGGGGCTTTTCTTAATGATTTAGAACATCCTGTTGCAGGAAGCACTATTCCTACTCTTGATATGGCTGTTATGGTGATATCGTCTTCGGTGGTTCAGTTCATAAGACCGCTTGGTATAGCTATGTGGTTTATTGCAATTGCTGTGCATATAATATTTGCTTTTACATTCATAGCACATAGAATTAACTTAAAAGATTTAGAGCATATGCTTCCTAGCTGGTTTGTTCCGCCTGTTGGTATAGTTGTTGCTGCTGTTTCTGGTGCTAATATGGGTTTTCCTCAAGTATCTCAAGTAATAGTTTATATAGGTACTGTTCTTTATATTATACTATTTCCTTTTATATTTTACAGAATAATTTTTCATGATCCTTTAGCTGATGACAGGTTTCCTGCTTTTGCTGTAATGGGGGCTCCTGCTAATCTTTGTCTTTGTGGTTATTTGACAGCTTTTCAAACTTATAACACTGCTTTGCTTAATTTTCTTTTGGCTTTGGGATTATTTACTACATTTAAAGTATATTTATCCCTTATAAGAGCTTTTAGAATTAAGTTTATACCTTTGTTTGCAGCTTATACTTTCCCATTAGCTGTTGGGGCTCAGGCTTTGCTTAAATATGCTAATTATTCAAAAAGTATTAATGGTGAGTATTTTTATATATGGAATATTATTTCTATATTTGAGCTTATAGTTGCAAGTATGATGATACTTTATGTTTTCATCAATATGATGTTCTTTGTTCATAATAATGTTATAAAAGAAAGTAAATAA
- the hisD gene encoding histidinol dehydrogenase, whose protein sequence is MIKVINYKECKSLDDILLRSQFSYDDVNEKVKAILEDVKQNGDNALKKYAKMFDNAEIDNLRVTEKEIEEAYNRVDEKFRETLKLAYNNIEKFHKKQLRNSFITNEEDGIVMGQIINPIEKVGVYIPGGTAVYPSTVLMNVIPAKVAGVNEIILVSPPNKEGKINDNILAAAKIAGVNKVFKTGGAQAIAALSYGTESIPKVYKIVGPGNIYVAMAKRLVYGEVSIDMVAGPSEVLIIADETANPIHIASDMLAQAEHDKLASSILITTSKNISEKVREELYKQLEKLSRKDIAMESIENNGRIIITETIDEAVYISNEIAPEHLEISIKEPFSILSKIKNAGSIFLGDYTPEALGDYLSGANHVIPTSGTAKFASPLSVDDFIKKSYITYYTKDALEKVKDNIINFAEHESLEAHANSVKVRF, encoded by the coding sequence ATGATAAAAGTAATTAATTATAAAGAATGCAAATCATTAGATGATATATTACTTAGAAGTCAATTCAGTTATGATGATGTTAATGAAAAGGTAAAAGCAATACTTGAAGATGTTAAGCAAAACGGAGATAATGCATTAAAAAAATACGCAAAGATGTTTGATAATGCTGAAATAGATAATTTAAGAGTAACAGAAAAAGAGATAGAAGAAGCATATAACAGAGTTGATGAGAAGTTCAGAGAAACATTAAAACTAGCTTATAACAATATAGAAAAATTCCATAAAAAACAATTAAGAAACAGCTTTATAACTAATGAAGAGGACGGTATTGTTATGGGGCAGATTATAAACCCTATAGAAAAAGTGGGAGTTTATATACCGGGTGGGACAGCAGTTTATCCTTCAACAGTGCTTATGAATGTTATACCTGCAAAAGTAGCTGGAGTAAATGAAATAATATTAGTATCGCCTCCAAACAAAGAAGGAAAAATTAATGATAATATACTAGCAGCAGCAAAAATAGCAGGTGTAAATAAAGTTTTTAAAACAGGCGGTGCTCAGGCGATAGCGGCTTTAAGTTACGGCACAGAATCTATACCAAAAGTATATAAAATAGTAGGACCTGGAAATATATATGTTGCTATGGCTAAAAGACTTGTATATGGAGAGGTATCTATTGATATGGTGGCAGGCCCTAGCGAAGTATTAATAATAGCAGATGAGACTGCAAATCCAATACATATAGCCTCTGATATGCTTGCACAGGCTGAACATGATAAATTAGCTTCAAGCATATTAATAACAACAAGTAAAAATATCTCAGAAAAAGTAAGAGAAGAATTATATAAACAATTAGAAAAATTAAGCCGTAAGGATATAGCAATGGAATCTATAGAAAATAACGGCAGAATAATAATAACTGAAACTATAGATGAAGCGGTATACATAAGCAATGAAATAGCCCCAGAACATTTGGAGATAAGCATAAAAGAACCTTTCTCTATATTAAGCAAGATAAAAAATGCAGGATCAATATTTTTGGGTGATTATACTCCTGAGGCATTGGGTGATTATTTGTCTGGTGCTAACCATGTAATACCTACAAGCGGAACAGCAAAATTTGCTTCTCCCTTATCAGTAGACGACTTTATAAAAAAATCTTATATAACTTACTACACTAAAGATGCATTAGAAAAAGTGAAAGACAATATAATTAACTTTGCAGAGCATGAAAGTTTAGAAGCACATGCCAATTCTGTAAAAGTAAGGTTTTAA
- the hisG gene encoding ATP phosphoribosyltransferase → MINIALPKGRLVNKVYKLFEKIGYENKEILEDNRKLVFENKDKNVRYLIVKPSDVGIYVEKGVADIGIVGKDILLENNHDVYELLDLKFGKCKVCMASVNGYKEDIERRLRVATKYVNISKNYFNSINRDVEIIKLNGSIELAPILNLSDVIVDIVETGSTLRENNLVIIKDIINYISARLIVNKVSYKFKNDLIKKIVQNIEEVL, encoded by the coding sequence ATGATTAATATAGCATTACCCAAAGGAAGATTAGTAAATAAAGTATATAAACTGTTTGAAAAAATAGGTTACGAAAATAAAGAAATACTAGAAGATAACAGAAAATTAGTATTTGAAAATAAGGATAAAAATGTACGATACCTTATAGTAAAGCCTTCAGATGTAGGAATATATGTTGAGAAGGGAGTTGCTGATATTGGTATTGTAGGAAAAGACATACTTCTTGAAAATAATCATGATGTATATGAACTTCTCGATTTGAAATTTGGAAAATGTAAGGTTTGTATGGCTTCAGTTAATGGATACAAAGAGGACATAGAAAGAAGATTGAGAGTTGCTACAAAGTATGTAAATATATCAAAAAATTATTTTAATTCTATAAACAGAGATGTTGAGATAATAAAATTAAACGGTTCTATTGAATTAGCACCTATACTCAATTTATCTGATGTGATAGTTGATATAGTAGAGACTGGAAGCACTTTAAGAGAAAATAATCTTGTAATCATAAAAGATATTATTAATTATATCAGTGCAAGACTCATAGTGAATAAAGTAAGCTATAAGTTTAAAAATGACTTAATAAAAAAAATAGTACAAAATATAGAAGAAGTTTTATAA
- a CDS encoding ATP phosphoribosyltransferase regulatory subunit, with the protein MNENNIASKLTKIYEQYGYKKIKLSKFEDYNLYNNYKDFLQTEHILTFMNLNGNLQSLRPDVTLSIVKKVLKDNNKYTNKIYYIEDIYKIDSVSNEYEEIQQLGVEIIGTLSTYSNLEIISMAIDSLKSINDEYILEISSIDFMFALIDELNLDEDKKLEILNFIYSKNKHDLEKILICNNINEQYKNYIISLIDLCGSYKEILKKIESIIINDKMQKAYNELKMLSAVFENYDNFDKILLDFSIESKLGYYNGIIFKGYIKESNDAVLSGGRYDKLLAKFNAHTRNDKNKKNAIGFAVYMDKLYTSDIDKNEYDFDILILYKNGDEIILLSKVQSLIEEEKKVRTDIYSDDYNTEYSYKEKYIFENNNLIKIN; encoded by the coding sequence ATGAATGAAAATAATATAGCATCTAAATTAACAAAAATATATGAACAATACGGATACAAAAAAATTAAATTAAGTAAATTTGAAGATTACAATTTATACAACAATTATAAAGATTTTCTTCAAACAGAGCATATACTCACATTTATGAATTTAAATGGAAATTTGCAGTCTTTAAGACCGGATGTTACATTATCAATAGTAAAAAAAGTTTTAAAAGATAATAATAAATACACAAATAAAATTTATTATATAGAAGATATTTATAAAATAGATTCAGTTTCAAATGAATATGAAGAAATACAGCAGCTAGGCGTAGAAATAATAGGAACTCTAAGCACATATTCAAATCTAGAAATAATAAGCATGGCAATAGATAGTTTAAAATCTATAAATGATGAATATATATTAGAAATATCAAGTATAGATTTTATGTTTGCTTTGATAGATGAACTAAACCTAGATGAAGATAAAAAACTAGAAATACTTAATTTTATATACAGCAAAAATAAACATGATTTAGAAAAAATATTAATATGCAATAATATAAATGAGCAATATAAAAATTATATAATATCACTAATAGATTTATGCGGAAGCTATAAAGAAATATTAAAAAAAATAGAAAGTATAATAATAAATGATAAAATGCAAAAAGCATATAATGAATTAAAAATGCTGTCAGCGGTATTTGAAAATTATGATAACTTCGACAAAATTTTATTAGATTTTTCAATAGAAAGTAAACTTGGATATTATAATGGAATAATTTTTAAAGGATATATAAAAGAAAGCAACGATGCAGTCCTTTCCGGAGGAAGATACGATAAACTCCTTGCAAAATTTAATGCACATACTAGAAATGATAAAAATAAAAAAAATGCAATAGGTTTTGCTGTTTATATGGATAAATTATATACAAGCGATATAGATAAAAATGAATATGACTTCGATATATTAATATTATATAAAAACGGAGATGAAATAATCTTATTAAGCAAAGTACAAAGTCTTATAGAGGAAGAAAAAAAAGTAAGAACAGATATATATAGTGATGACTACAATACAGAATATAGTTACAAAGAAAAATACATATTTGAAAATAATAATTTAATAAAAATTAATTAA
- a CDS encoding RNB domain-containing ribonuclease, with product MKTEEELIKKLMKNQMDYNIFIKFNSKTALEKTSLTNLIRKAISSGYIEKTAGNLLRVTKEGRQYINKLEGKEEAPKTIKSVRVHVDPKDAKSDSEIIAKSYNIKLNFSEELLKLAEEINNNADFTNIEDDRIDLRSLKTITIDSESSKDLDDAFSIEKTDNYKVYIHISDVSHFIEIDSPLDLEARARGNSTYLIDTVYNMFPEVLSNNIISLNENEDRFAITFIADINNEGEILSSSVCKSVIRSDRKLSYDYAEKLIKKEEKDEDWLLELIDNALNIKNILYKKRKEGRGVEFENQDIKIVLNDDGIPIEFYAEEKKESMSIIEELMLLANSKIAEKLSNYEGVIYRYHGLPDEYRFNNFKILAHTKGYELKQNPDKSYDIKGFIDNIKGKQEENLLIPVLLRSMTPSSYSIVNKSHFGLGLDYYTYFTSPIRRYADLLIHRIVKDTILSDNNSISDRLKNICKDSIDSLSMLDKSSKKAERYLIQIKAARYMKDRLGDEYYGIISSISPKGIYVEIEGLEIEGFIEAIYVGSNYRFYQDMQSVYVDKVKAYELGDRVKVLVTKSNVENGKIFFSL from the coding sequence ATGAAAACAGAAGAAGAATTAATAAAAAAATTAATGAAAAATCAAATGGATTATAATATATTTATAAAATTTAATTCAAAAACAGCTTTAGAAAAAACATCTCTTACTAACTTAATAAGAAAAGCTATAAGCAGCGGATATATAGAGAAGACAGCAGGTAATTTGCTTCGAGTAACAAAAGAGGGAAGACAATATATTAATAAACTAGAAGGTAAAGAAGAAGCTCCTAAAACTATAAAATCTGTACGGGTACATGTTGATCCTAAAGATGCTAAATCAGATTCTGAGATTATAGCTAAATCTTATAATATAAAATTAAATTTCAGTGAAGAATTATTAAAATTGGCAGAAGAAATAAATAATAATGCTGATTTTACAAATATAGAAGATGATAGGATTGATTTAAGAAGTTTAAAGACAATAACTATAGATAGTGAAAGTTCAAAAGATTTGGACGATGCCTTCAGTATAGAAAAAACTGATAATTATAAAGTGTATATTCATATTTCTGATGTAAGCCATTTTATAGAGATTGACTCCCCTTTAGATTTGGAGGCTAGGGCTAGAGGAAATTCCACTTATTTAATTGATACAGTTTATAATATGTTTCCTGAGGTTCTTTCTAACAATATAATTTCTTTAAATGAGAATGAGGACAGATTTGCTATTACATTTATTGCTGATATAAATAATGAGGGTGAAATATTATCTTCATCTGTTTGTAAAAGTGTTATAAGATCTGATAGAAAATTATCTTATGATTATGCTGAAAAACTTATAAAAAAAGAAGAGAAAGATGAGGATTGGCTTTTAGAACTTATTGATAATGCTTTAAATATAAAAAATATTTTGTATAAAAAAAGGAAAGAGGGCAGGGGTGTAGAATTTGAAAATCAGGATATCAAAATAGTTCTTAATGATGACGGCATTCCTATAGAGTTTTATGCAGAAGAAAAAAAGGAATCTATGTCAATAATAGAGGAATTAATGCTTCTTGCCAACAGTAAAATAGCTGAAAAGTTATCTAATTATGAGGGAGTTATATACCGTTATCATGGACTTCCTGATGAATATAGATTTAATAATTTTAAAATACTTGCTCATACTAAGGGTTATGAATTAAAACAAAATCCTGATAAAAGCTATGATATAAAAGGATTTATAGATAATATCAAAGGAAAACAGGAAGAAAATTTACTTATACCTGTACTTCTTCGTTCTATGACGCCTTCTTCTTACAGCATAGTAAATAAAAGTCATTTTGGCTTGGGACTTGATTATTATACTTATTTTACATCTCCTATAAGAAGATATGCTGATTTGCTTATACATAGAATAGTTAAAGATACTATTTTATCTGATAATAATTCTATAAGTGATAGATTAAAAAATATATGCAAAGATTCTATTGATAGTTTATCTATGCTTGATAAAAGTTCAAAAAAGGCTGAGAGATATCTTATTCAAATAAAAGCGGCAAGGTATATGAAAGACAGACTTGGAGATGAGTATTATGGTATTATAAGTTCCATATCTCCAAAAGGAATATATGTTGAAATAGAAGGTTTGGAGATAGAAGGCTTTATAGAGGCTATTTATGTTGGCTCTAATTATAGATTTTATCAGGATATGCAAAGTGTATATGTTGATAAAGTAAAGGCTTATGAGTTGGGTGATAGAGTAAAAGTATTAGTTACCAAATCCAATGTAGAAAACGGAAAGATATTTTTCTCATTGTAG